TTACAGATTGAATCCTGCACGCTCAACTTGCCTTGCTCCTGCAACATCATGATGGCGGTGGCGGTGAACTGCTTGGTGATCGAGCCGAGGCGGAACTTGGTCTGCGGCGTATTTGGCACCTCGTCTTCGAGATTCGCCATGCCATAGCCTTTGCTGAGCAGCACGCGCCCGTCGCGGGCGACAAAGACCGCGCCGCTGAATTGATTGGCTTTGACGGCGGCGTTCAGACGCTCGTCGGCTTTCAGTTGCAGGTCATCGCTTGCCGCTTTCGTCTGCGCCGCGGCGGTCGCCGCAAGCATCAGGCAAAGCGCGATAACGGCCATGAGCCGCCGGTTGATCTCTCGCATAAAAGTCACTCCTGATTTTATCGATGTAGCGCAATCTGTTAGATTGCGCGAGCTAAGGCGCAATCTAACAGATTGCGCTACAAGTCACCATACAAACGCAAAACAGGGGCGGGATGTTTCTTCCCGCCCCCAGGCAATCAGTCAGGTAATGCTTTGACCGCGCGGTTAGCCGACCGCCGCGGCAATCTCCGGGTTCAAGCCTTCCCACTTCTGCATGTACTCGCGGCGCTCATTCTTCAAGCGCTCGACGATCTGCCGGTATTCGTCGGCGCGGCCCTGAGCTTCATAGAGGCGGCGCGGTTGCAAGACGTCCATGTCTTCGCCTTCGAGGCCGGGCACGCTCTTTGCCACTTGATAGCCGAAGTCGGCGTCGTCCTGCCATTCAATCGTGCCTTCGGCAATGGCTTTGACGATGGCCGACGAGTGGTGGATGCGGACTTTCTTCGAGCGCTCGTCGGCATCGCCGCCGCCGACGCGGCCCGTGTTCATCAGGTAGATGTCCATCGGCGACGACTCTAACAGCTCCCAGAAGCGGTTGCCCTGCTGGGCGTGCTTGAGCGGGAAGAAGGGGTTGGTGCCGGGGACGCGCAGGAACTTGCCGGCCTCTGCCGCGCCGCCTGCCGAAGTGCCGCGCGTTTCGCCGAGCATAAAGTAAGCCGCCGCCTGATGGCGGTTGAGTCGGGCGACGCCGGGAATGATGTTGTCGTTGCGGTTGAGGATCAACAAGAAATCCGCCGACTTGATTTCGCGCGCGTCCATCGCCCCGGCGATATCGGCCATGCGGACGACGGCGCGACCGTTCTGCGTGTAACTCGTATTATAAAAATCCAGCTCGCCGTCAGCATCCTGCGAGACGTTCTCAAGATAGGCGTGCGGCGTCGTCACCGCATGGTAAATCGTCGGCTCGTCGCGTTCGTTGAGGCCGAAGGTTTTGGCGAAGCAGCCATTCTCGGTGGCGTAAATCTTGCCGCCCGGCATCAGCGCGACGAAGTCGTCCTGAACCGGCGAAGAGTTATTCTGCTTGGTGAAGGTGGTCGTCGTCTTGCCGGTGCCCGACAGGCCGATAATCAGGCCGACGCGATTGTTGTCACCGACCGGAATCACTTTGCAGCCGGCATGCAGCGCCAGCCCGCCGCGATCATAGACGAGTTGATTCCACATGCGCAGGCCGCCCTTCTTCGACTCGCCGAAGTAATCGCTGTTGAAGACGCGGGTGACGCCATGGTCGAGATCAACGGCGATCAAACGATCCGCCGGGTAGCCGCGCATCACCAGGTTGGGCGTGTAGATGACGGTCAAACGCGGCTCGAAGCTGTCAAGCTCGGCATCGCTCGCCGGGTAATAGAGATGCTTCTGCATGGCGGCGACGTTGGCGTTCGAGCGCTCGATAATCAGGCGCGCGGCAACGCGGAAGTCCGGGTCGTTGCCGATGAAGCCGTCAACGACGATCATCTCGCAATTGCGGATGTAATCGTTCTGCAAGCGGGCAATGCGCTCGTACTCGGCGCGCGTGATGGTCTGCGAGTCGTGCCGTTCGGGCGCGTCGCTGACGACGTAGGTGGATAGCTTTGAGCGCGCGTCAACGCGGGTCTGGGTATTGGTGTTGTGATAGCGCGTGACGCGGGTGTTGGGCATGGCTTCGGTCAATTCACGAAGCCGCTCAGCCGAGGGATTCCAGATGACCTCCTTCGGCTCGACAGGTAGGATGGCTCTCGCAGACGGTTTACTCATTGATTCCTCCGGTGTTGATTTAGAGAGTCAACTAAGAATTGATGATAGCTTACCGAAATAGTGCTGGCAAACGCGTGCTTCCGGGCTAAACCTGACTTCAGCCGAGCAAGTCGTCCGTCATGATAACGAGGCCGGAGGGGGAGTCAATGGTTAAACGGTCGCCGCGACGCATCACTTGAATCTGCTGATATGCGCCCGCTGCCGGCTGCGAGTAGACTTCAATCGCATCGGCATTCAAATCAATCAGCCATACAACCGGGATCAGCGCGCGCGCGTAGAGCGGCACCTTGACGGTGCGATCAAACTGCACGGACGAGTCCGCGACTTCGACAATCAACAGCACGTCTGCCGGTGTCGGCTTGGCCTGAGCATAAAAATCGGCGCGCGGTTTGAGCAGCGCCAGGTCAGGCTGCGGCTCGGAGTAATCATCTAGCCGAATCGGGTTCTGTACACTGACGAATGCAGCAAGACCGACAAGACGTGTAAAGAGCATGGTCAGCCGAATCACACATCCAGCATGAGCATCACCGATAGGACTCATTTCGATAATCTCCCCATCGAGCAACTCGATGCGGTCGTCTTCTGTGAGAATGCCGGCTTCGAGCATGCGCCTGTAGTCGTCAACCGTAAACGTCCAGTACTTGACCGGCACGGGCGGGCCGCCTCGAAAACTGATCTGGGAGTCGAAATCTTGCATAGCCGCTCCGAAGAGAGTGACAAGTGACAAGTGACGAGTGACAAGAGGGAGTCCCCTTTGTTTCTACTTGTCACTTGTCACTTGTCACTTGTCACTTCATTGGTTGTAGCGGGCGCGCTCGCGCTCTAGCCGCGCCGCCTGCACATAGGCTTTGGCCTCGGCGTCCGAGGGCACTACCGAGTCGAGATCGGTGGCGATATACTTGAAACTGACATGCCCCTCTTTGTCCACATACACCCGCAGGTCGCTGGCTTGAATGTTGCCCGGCGTTGTCGGCACGACCAGCGTTTTGCCGACCTGGCGAGTGTTGAACAGACCTTCGGCGTTGCCGGCAATCACCACGTCGGCTTCCGGGTTTTCGCTCGCCAGCTTCATGGCTCCGGCCAACTCTGCATGGGCGACGATCACCAGCACATCACATTGTTTGCGCGCGATGGGGACGACGCGCCGCGCCGCTTCATACATATTCTTCACCGTCGCATCGGCGATGCCGTCGCTCGTGCGATAGGGTTCGGTCAAACCGACGAAGCCGATGCGCAGCTTAGCCCGCTTGCCCGTCAGCCGTGGGCTGCGAACTTCCTTAATCAGAAAAGGCGCCGGCGGCGCGATATTGTCATCATAATTGCTGTTGGCCGAGATCAAGTTTTTGAGCATCGGAAACTGCGCCATGCGTTCGCTCAAGCCGTCTTTCGCCAGCAAACGCTCGGCTTGCGCCAGGTCGTTGCGGCTCAGGTTGACGACATCCACCGGCCAGCGGTCATAGGCGCGCGTCACCTGCTCGTTTTGCAGCGAGACGAGGCGGTCATTTGAGGACGTGTACCAGAACTGCCCGGCCTCGACTTGCAGCACCGGCACGTCCTTGAACTTTTCCTTGAAGGCGTTGAGATAGCCGATGCGCCGCGCCAACCCGCCGCGCGGCAGATTACAGTCACAGGTCTCCAGGTTGCCGCGCATGTTGCTGGTGATCAAGATGGCCAGCGCGAAGCCGTCATCGGTGCCCAATCGTTCGTCGAGCGTCGCCGGCTGCGGCCTCGTCAGCCCTTGCCCAAGCGCCGCGACCAGTAAAATAACGGTCAGTAAAATTGCGAAAAGCGATCTTCTAAACAACTGCTTTGCTCCTTGGAATGAAATGCTTGAGAGGAAGTCAGGAGTCAGGAGTCAGGAGTCAGAATGAACAAGGAAGTCGGCGGCAGTGAGTACACTTGCTGCGCCTCTGCTTTCGTTCTGACTTCTGACTTCTGAATACTGAATACTTCCCCTCTATGGTTCTATCACACTTGGCGAGACGGCGACAATCGGGGCCTGCCGGTTTGCATCTGCGCGGTGGCTCACATAAACTGCTGCACGTCGAATGTGGGATCGGCTCTCACACGGCTGCGGAAAGGAGCGCCCGCGATGAACATCCTCTTGCTATCGATGCCCGATTCGTTCGAGCACATGCCTTCGGTTGCCATCCGCATGCCGAACGGCGCGCTGGCCTCGCTTGCAGGCAACGTTGACCCGCACCACCGGGTCGCCATCGCCGACCTGATCCTGGCGCAAGACCGTGTCCGCGAAACCGTCGAGCGCCTGGTCGCCGAGCATCAACCGGACGTCGTCGGGCTGTCGGTGATGACCTTTCAGCGCAAGACCGCAATGAAGATCATCGACCTGATTCGCGGGCTCAAGCCCGACGTGCGGGTGGCGGTCGGCGGTTATGATCCGAGCCTTGCGGCAGAGGCTTACACAGAGGGCGAGGCGGGCCGCGTCGACTTCATCGTGCGCGGCGAAGGCGAGATCACCTTTCGCGAGTTGCTGCGCGCAATGGAGAACGAGAGCGGCTTTGATCACATCGCCGGCCTGTCGTACCGCAGCGGCGAGCGTTTCTATCACAATCCCGAGCGCGCCGTGAGCAAGCTGGAGAGCAGCGAGATTCGCCTGCCGAATCGCCGGGCGCGGGTCTTGAGCGGCTACACCATACTTGGCCGGCAGGTGGACGTTATCGAGACTTCACGCGGCTGCACCTTTGATTGCAGCTTCTGTTCGATCATCGAGATGCGCGGGCGCAACTTTCACACCTACTCGTTCGACCGCGTCATCGCCGACATCCGCGACGCTTACGACCACGGCGCGCGCGCCATCTTCATCGTTGACGACAACATCACGCTGAACGTCAAACGCTTCGAGGCGCTCTGTCAGGCGATCATCGAGGCGGGATTGAACACGATTGATTACACGGTGCAGGCGATGACTTCGGCCATCGCCAACCACGGCGAGACGCTGGCGCCGTTGATGCGGCGGGCGGGCTTTCGTTACGTCTTTCTCGGCATCGAAAATATACTCGAAGGCGACCTCGAATTCCTGCGCGCCAGCTCGAAGAACACGCAGCGCGAAGGCGGCAAGAAAGCCGGCAACGCGACCATGAAAGCCATCGAATACATTCGCCGGAACAAGATGTTTGTCGTCGGCGGCTTGATCGTCGGCAACCCGGACGACACCCGCGAATCGATTGAAGCAAATCTGACCTTCGCTCGGCGCTATGTGGACTGGCCCTACATTCAGCACCCGACGCCATATCCGCGCACGCCGATGACGGTAGACTTTCGCAACCGCAACCTGATCATCAACGAGCGCCTGGAAGAGTACGACGGCACGACGGCGGTGGTGAAGACCGAGCATGTTTCCGCCGAAGAGGCCGAGTTCATGCGCTGGCGTGCCGAGCGCTGGATGAAGGTGCGCCATATGCCCGCGGCCTTCGCGCACAATCCTCTATTCGTCATCAAGAATGGGCCGCGAATGTTCGCGCACACCTTCAGAGGCAGCTCGCTGCGCAGCATGCTTGGGCTCGAAGACGAGCGCCGCGCCTTTGCGCGCTATCGCGCCATTCGTCAGAAGGAGCGCGCTTACATTTAATCGCGGATCATGTCAGGTGAGGCGGGGCAATCGCGTGGCTTGAGCGGTTGCCCTTTTTACTTTACTTCCCGCCGAGCGGGGGAAGCTGGCGCAGGGCGGGAAACATGCGGTGCGCCTTGCAGCGCGGGCGGCGCGTCAACCGGCGCACCAGTTCCAGGCGCGCGCCGCAGACTTCGCACTCGCCGGCGGCGCGGCGTTGCAGGCGGAGGATTTCGCGGGTCGCCTCGTCGCGCTCCAGACGTTTGGATTCGGCAAGCTCGCGCGACATCTCTTCCATCTCGTGGCGCAGGGCCAGCGCCCGCATCTCGCCGGCCTTGACCTCCTTATACTGCTCTTCGGTCAGAATCGCTTTCAGCCACAACTGCACGTCGCGGCTCGCCAGCGCCAGCCATTGACCTTTGGGACTGAAAACCACCGGATGCCAGCTGATCTCGCGGAACCAGAGCGTCTTGACGACGCGCGCGGTCTGCCAGCGCCAGATGCGCACCGTCTGCCCAAGGCTGCCGCCCGCCACCAGCTCACCATCGGGACTGAAGGCGATAGAAGTCACATCGTTGACGTGGCCGGCGAGCGACTGGACTTCGCGGCCGGTTTCGACCTCCCAGATTTTTGCCAGATGGTCTTCGCCGCCCGAGGCCAGCCAGCGGCCGTCCGGGCTGAAGGCGAGCGCCGCCACGCCTTCCTTGTGCCCGTTGAACGTCCGCACCGCTTCGCCCGTCGAGGCGTCCCATAACTTAATCGTCTTATCGATGCCGCCCGATGCGATCCAGCGCCCATCGGGGCTGAAGGCGGCGGCCGTGACGGCGCGCGTGTGGCCGGTCATGACTTCGACTTCGCGACCGGTGACGACGCGCCAGAGCCGCACCGTGCGATCAGAGCTTGCCGACGCCAGCCACTGCCCGTCAGGGCTGAAGGTGACGGCAGTGACTTCGCCGTCGTGGCCGCGCAGCTCGCGCACCTCAACGCCGCTCTGCGCGTCCCACAACTTGATCGAGCGGTCGCGGCTCCCCGAAGCCAACAGCGCCCCTTCGGGGCTAAACGCGATTGAGTTAATGCTCGCCGCATGGCCTTTCAGGGTTTGCACGGGCAGCCCTGTGTCGACTTCCCAAACGCGAATGCCTTCGTAGAGAAAGCCGGTCGCCAGCCAGCGGCCATCGGGACTGATGGCAATTGAGCGCGCATAATCGCGCGCGTCCATCTCATATTGTTTGTAAAACAGATCATAAATGCCGCGCAGCTCCTGTTGCATCTCTTCCAGGTGTTCCAGCAGCTCGATGCCTGCCGGATAAGAGCTGGCCGATTCAAGCTGTGACTCGACGCTCTCAAAGACCGTATCGATCTGCTGCCGCTCAGGCTTGACGACGACATAGCGCTTGAGCAACTCGGCATCGCGCTTGATGGCGGCGATCTTTTCGGCGACCGGCTCCATCAGGTTTGCCAGCAACAACCGCGCTTCGGCGCGCACGCTGTCAAAGGCCGCCTCGTGCCTGGCGCGTTCGTAGTAGCGGGCATCCATACCGATGGCGGCTTCGAGGCTACTGACCGCCGCGCCGGCATCATTGCTCACCGCCGCCAGGCAGGCGCGTTGATAGTAGGCGTCGGCGAGTCGCGGGTTGAGCGCGACGGCTTCGTCGAGATGCTCGCGGGCTTCACCGAAGCGCCGCTCGATGGCTTCGACGATGGCAGCGAAGTAGTGCGCCTCTGCCGCCTGCCGCATGTCGCAAGCGCGCGCATAACGGGCGGCTTTCTGAAAGTACTCGCGGGCGCGCGGCAAATCGTGGCGGTGATAAAGCGACAGGCTGGCGATTGAGCGGAGCACGGCAAAGTCGGGATAGTTGCGCTTCTCGGCTTCGAGAAAATCATTGAGGGCTTCGTCGTGCCAGCCGTTCAGGTAAGCGGTTTCGGCGCGCTGGCGAAAGGCGCGCGCCTCGCGCTCGAACTCCGGCAGGCGAATCTCGCGCAGCGTGTCACGCATCGCCGGGGCGCGCATCTCGGCGCGCCACATCGCGTCGCCGAGCAGCGGGTGAAAGTCGGCGCCCAGCCGTTCAATGCCGCCCGCGAGTTTTGTAAGACTGATCTCAAATGCGCGACGGGCTGCGGCTTCACCGGGCTCGGCGTATCCGGGCGTTGCGCCCAGTCCGGCTTCGATGGCGAGCCGATGGTTGCGCTCGTCCAGATCAAAGCGCAGCGCCGCCACACCCTGAGCTTCGCCATGCGAAACGCTGTCGGCCAGCGCGCGCTCCATGTCGGTGATGCGGTGGCGATGGCCGAGAAGCTCTTTCCAGGTGGTATGACCGAGATAGATTGCCGTAAGTCCCACTGCCGGTGTTCCCCGTCATTTCAGGTGGGCACACTCGATCAGCATAGAAGAGAAGCGCGCCGCCGTCCAGCTAAAAGACGACGCGGGGGCCGAGGTGACGCGGCGACGGGCGAGGGAAAAAGCCGACGCGGTGACGCGGCGAGGGAAGAATACAGAGGCTGACAGATTGCTTTTCTTTCCCGCGTCCCCGAGTCCCCGCGTCACCGCGTCTCTCTTTCCCCGCGTCTCTCTTTCAACGTTCGTCATCCGATCAGGCGCGGCTGCACATAAAACCGACACCGGGCCGAAAAAACGTCGAAAAAAGGCCGTAAAACGCCGCTTGCGGCTGGCACGTGCATTGCCTTTTCAACAAGTGCACTGATAGTTCGAGCAAGGAGGGAGAGGAAATGAACCAAATCAAGAAGAGCGTTCTAGCGGCGCTGGCCGTGCTGACGCTGGTCAGCTCATTTGCTCTGGCTCAAGGGCCGGCGCAGCGGCGCGTGAATTACACGATTAATGTCGCCTACAAGCTCAGAATGGGCGATTACATGCTGTCGCCTGGCCGTTACGTGCTTTACCAGGTCAGCATGGCTGATCCGAATCAATTCGCGCTGTACGCCGAGGACATGACGCACAGTCCTGTGGCGATGATCCGCACGACGCGCATCGAGTACAACGCCACGAATTATCCGTCAAAGACGCGCATGCTGCTCGACATGGACGAATCGGGCAACACGGCTGATCCGGTGATTCGCGGCTGGACGATACCGGGTGAAGACGGCTGGCGGATTATTTCGGTGGTCTCGAAAAACGACCGCTACCTGACCCATATGAAGTAACGCGACGCGACGGAGTGGACGAGAATTTCTTCTGTAGATAATGATTAAGGGCGTGCCCGATGAGGTGCGCCCTTTTTCGCATCAAGCCTTATTCTGTGTAGTCGTAGCCTGAGGGTCAATCTTGTTCGGGCGCAAGCGGCGCGTGGCGCTCTTTGAGGCGGGCATATTCTTCTGTAAGCTCCGCAAGCTCGGCTTCGCGCGCGCGGTCGCGCCCACGGCCCATCACGGCTTTCAAGATAGCCGCAGCGCCCAGGCCGCCACCGCCTATGGCAATCCATTTCAGCATCTCGCGGGTGATGCCAAGCGGCGCATAAATGCCGGCCTTGCCATTGAACAGGTCGTAAGCCGCAAGCAAACCCAGCAGCAGCAGAAACACGCCGCCACCCATGAGCATCCCGCTCACCGCTTTGGCGGAATCGATTTCGTAACCAATATCACTGATGCGCCCGCGCAGCTCGATGAGCCGCCGCTCGCCTTCGCCCGCCGGCGCGGTCGCAGAGGTTGCGGGTGATTCGGCGTCAGAAGACATGAGGAGATTTTGGATTTTAGATTTTGGATTTTAGATTGGGGAAAGAAAACACCGCATTGTTCAAGTTCTCTGGCAATCCAAAATCCAAAATCCAAAATCTAAAATTCACTTGATGAGTTTGCCGGTGCGCGACCAGCGCGTTCGCGTCAGGAAGTTGCCGTCGTTGGTGCTGCGGTCAATGGACCAGTAGACGAACATCGCATGGCCGACGACTTGATCGCGCGGCACCGTGCCCCAGAAGCGACTGTCGAGGCTGTTGTCGCGGTTGTCGCCCATGCAGAAGTATTGATCGCTGTCATAGCGCCCATCACCGTCGGCGTCGTAGATGCGCGCCAGTTCCGCGCTGTTCTTAATCTCTTCCGGCAGCGTGTCGCCTTTCATGGGAATCTTGAACGGCTGATGCACGGCGTAGTCGCCGCTCTCGTTATAGATAGTCGTGGCGACGCTGTGTTCGTCTTCGTACAGATAGACGGTCCATTGCGCG
This sequence is a window from Blastocatellia bacterium. Protein-coding genes within it:
- a CDS encoding phosphoenolpyruvate carboxykinase, which gives rise to MSKPSARAILPVEPKEVIWNPSAERLRELTEAMPNTRVTRYHNTNTQTRVDARSKLSTYVVSDAPERHDSQTITRAEYERIARLQNDYIRNCEMIVVDGFIGNDPDFRVAARLIIERSNANVAAMQKHLYYPASDAELDSFEPRLTVIYTPNLVMRGYPADRLIAVDLDHGVTRVFNSDYFGESKKGGLRMWNQLVYDRGGLALHAGCKVIPVGDNNRVGLIIGLSGTGKTTTTFTKQNNSSPVQDDFVALMPGGKIYATENGCFAKTFGLNERDEPTIYHAVTTPHAYLENVSQDADGELDFYNTSYTQNGRAVVRMADIAGAMDAREIKSADFLLILNRNDNIIPGVARLNRHQAAAYFMLGETRGTSAGGAAEAGKFLRVPGTNPFFPLKHAQQGNRFWELLESSPMDIYLMNTGRVGGGDADERSKKVRIHHSSAIVKAIAEGTIEWQDDADFGYQVAKSVPGLEGEDMDVLQPRRLYEAQGRADEYRQIVERLKNERREYMQKWEGLNPEIAAAVG
- a CDS encoding Uma2 family endonuclease gives rise to the protein MQDFDSQISFRGGPPVPVKYWTFTVDDYRRMLEAGILTEDDRIELLDGEIIEMSPIGDAHAGCVIRLTMLFTRLVGLAAFVSVQNPIRLDDYSEPQPDLALLKPRADFYAQAKPTPADVLLIVEVADSSVQFDRTVKVPLYARALIPVVWLIDLNADAIEVYSQPAAGAYQQIQVMRRGDRLTIDSPSGLVIMTDDLLG
- a CDS encoding radical SAM protein encodes the protein MNILLLSMPDSFEHMPSVAIRMPNGALASLAGNVDPHHRVAIADLILAQDRVRETVERLVAEHQPDVVGLSVMTFQRKTAMKIIDLIRGLKPDVRVAVGGYDPSLAAEAYTEGEAGRVDFIVRGEGEITFRELLRAMENESGFDHIAGLSYRSGERFYHNPERAVSKLESSEIRLPNRRARVLSGYTILGRQVDVIETSRGCTFDCSFCSIIEMRGRNFHTYSFDRVIADIRDAYDHGARAIFIVDDNITLNVKRFEALCQAIIEAGLNTIDYTVQAMTSAIANHGETLAPLMRRAGFRYVFLGIENILEGDLEFLRASSKNTQREGGKKAGNATMKAIEYIRRNKMFVVGGLIVGNPDDTRESIEANLTFARRYVDWPYIQHPTPYPRTPMTVDFRNRNLIINERLEEYDGTTAVVKTEHVSAEEAEFMRWRAERWMKVRHMPAAFAHNPLFVIKNGPRMFAHTFRGSSLRSMLGLEDERRAFARYRAIRQKERAYI